A genomic region of Gadus macrocephalus chromosome 5, ASM3116895v1 contains the following coding sequences:
- the LOC132457245 gene encoding adhesion G-protein coupled receptor F3-like isoform X2: protein MADPNTPKFKELAKNLIDKMKPVYNTLLRFDGIQVTGFRLGVYASFEVYVNTRMNTTTLGQKTVAAAIALNNNTIEVETEGLVDISAPEQPVKLNSMIDIVCNSSQSDKAEWKQATHEEVSQITNGTESIVTSQGRGTTKLTLNQTSGIWAGLITCTFRPELDTGVKILHRASFKLDVALLPQIDIFSDPQFPECGKDSTVVSVRVKCQIKNSTEHYAVHWIVKGNYSKLATGADVGQDPRSYDAQMALSCLPQHEDQPADMTCVFRNRMNQTQKALIKIHIINVNRKRCQAGEDWPVTKAGFTAKLRCEGAREGFRSRECDNNGIWGKEESECVNRDLFSISERTQVIDKGLGSVVLNAAKLFSRLTTATNNTESINSVSNLNASVNILNNMQNLNTSFNELTLEEIVKSSSNILDIPSPEVWRPEQPIDAQNNLSMAELYLASVEQLIRQTNISKEHASEASNVQIKACKLARCRDNVFGVNVSVDGQQGVVKMAGFKNLVNFLPPIQPDADPNSIVVMMSVDGKKEPAFNHDLGSEEVLIQFKLTNPRPRNREMKCVAMDVKGKWSLDPCVWAGPRNEGSCKCKFSSAFAILLSRNAVNLPALREITYVGLAISIASLVSFLMIECLVWKAVTKSVGLYLRHITLLNISVSLLIGNCSLFASAFPGVVSDLWCQICVVLEHFFFLAQFCWMFCLSSLLLYQTLFVWSDLSKGWYQGICYSVGYGAPFLIVTITFVSHDGGAEGEYYDAHSCWLTHHGMLKGSFYSFIIPVGIIVFINLFSMALVIVKLLNPVKGLGPGGRESRSGGHAAIRVLRSITILTPVFGVTWIFGFASVALDLAEGPAASAAYYIFSICNSFQGLFILLTASVGEKMVRDALRKRFYATRRPSSTKETSMTMQSSMED from the exons ATGGCCGACCCGAATACTCCGAAGTTCAAAGAACTTGCTAAAAATCTGATAGATAAG ATGAAACCTGTTTACAACACCCTGCTGCGATTCGATGGCATACAGGTCACCGGGTTCAG GCTAGGTGTGTATGCATCCTTTGAGGTATATGTCAACACCCGAATGAATACAACGACCTTGGGGCAGAAAACCGTGGCAGCAGCGATAGCATTGAACAACAACACCATTGAAGTGGAAACTGAAG GCCTTGTGGACATAAGCGCCCCCGAGCAGCCGGTGAAGCTGAACAGCATGATCGACATCGTCTGCAATTCGTCCCAAAGCGATAAGGCGGAGTGGAAACAGGCCACACACGAAGAGGTCTCTCAGATCACCAACGGAACGGAGtccattgtgacatcacaagggcGTGGGACCACCAAACTCACACTCAATCAAACATCTGGAATttgggcag GCCTGATCACTTGTACCTTCAGGCCAGAATTGGATACCGGTGTGAAGATACTTCACAGAGCCAGTTTCAAACTGGATGTCGCACTTCTGCCTCAAATCGACATCTTCAGCGACCCCCAGTTCCCCGAATGTGGAAAAGACTCCACAGTGGTGTCTGTAAGAGTGAAATGTCAGATAAAGAACAGCACCGAACATTACGCCGTACATTGGATCGTGAAGGGGAATTATTCAAAATTGGCGACAGGAGCAGACGTCG GGCAAGATCCCAGGTCTTACGACGCCCAAATGGCCTTGTCGTGTTTACCACAGCATGAGGACCAACCGGCAGACATGACATGTGTGTTCAGAAATAGGATGAACCAAACACAAAAGGCCTTGATTAAAATCCACATCATAAACG TAAATCGTAAGCGTTGTCAGGCGGGCGAGGATTGGCCAGTCACGAAGGCAGGCTTCACTGCCAAGCTGCGTTGTGAGGGAGCTAGAGAGGGGTTTAGATCACGGGAATGTGACAACAACGGAATTTGGGGGAAGGAGGAGTCAGAGTGCGTAAACCGTGACCTCTTCAGCATTTCAGAACGCACTCAA GTGATTGACAAAGGTCTCGGATCCGTCGTCCTGAACGCCGCAAAGCTGTTTTCTCGCCTTACTACTGCTACTAACAACACAGAGAGCATCAACAGTGTTTCTAATCTGAATGCGTCCGTCAACATCCTCAACAACATGCAAAACTTAAACACCTCGTTCAATGAACTCACATTAGAG GAAATCGTGAAGTCGTCCAGCAACATCCTGGACATTCCTTCGCCGGAAGTTTGGAGGCCAGAACAACCTATCGATGCGCAGAACAACCTGTCGATGGCTGAACTGTACTTGGCGTCTGTTGAGCAGTTGATAAGGCAGACCAACATATCAAAGGAACATGCCAGTGAGGCGTCAAATGTACAGATAAAGGCTTGCAAGTTGGCGCGCTGTAGGGACAATGTCTTCGGCGTCAACGTTTCCGTCGACGGACAACAAGGCGTTGTGAAAATGGCGGGTTTTAAAAATCTTGTCAACTTCTTGCCGCCCATACAGCCCGACGCCGACCCCAACAGCATCGTGGTGATGATGAGTGTTGACGGCAAGAAAGAGCCAGCGTTCAATCACGACCTCGGCAGTGAAGAAGTCTTGATCCAGTTCAAGCTCACCAACCCGCGACCACGCAACCGTGAAATGAAGTGCGTCGCCATGGACGTAAAAGGGAAGTGGTCGCTTGACCCGTGCGTCTGGGCCGGTCCGAGAAACGAAGGCAGCTGTAAATGCAAATTCTCTTCCGCGTTTGCCATCCTCCTGTCAAGAAACGCTGTCAATCTGCCGGCGCTGCGCGAGATCACCTACGTGGGTCTAGCCATTTCCATCGCCTCTCTGGTCTCGTTCCTGATGATCGAGTGCCTGGTCTGGAAGGCCGTGACGAAGTCTGTCGGCTTGTACTTGCGCCACATCACGCTATTGAACATCTCCGTGTCCCTCCTGATCGGAAACTGCAGTCTCTTTGCATCCGCATTCCCGGGGGTCGTTTCCGACCTCTGGTGTCAGATCTGCGTGGTCCTGGAGCATTTCTTCTTCCTTGCGCAGTTCTGCTGGATGTTCTGCCTCAGCAGCCTTCTGCTCTACCAAACCTTGTTTGTGTGGTCGGATCTGAGCAAAGGTTGGTACCAGGGCATTTGCTACTCAGTGGGCTACGGCGCCCCGTTTCTCATCGTGACCATCACGTTTGTGTCCCACGATGGCGGGGCAGAGGGGGAGTACTACGACGCCCATAGCTGTTGGCTGACACACCACGGCATGCTCAAGGGCTCCTTCTATTCCTTCATCATACCGGTGGGCATCATCGTCTTCATCAACCTTTTCAGCATGGCCTTGGTGATCGTCAAGCTGTTGAACCCCGTCAAGGGATTAGGACCAGGAGGACGTGAAAGCCGCAGCGGTGGCCACGCCGCCATACGCGTTCTCAGGTCCATCACCATCCTGACCCCTGTCTTCGGAGTGACCTGGATCTTCGGTTTTGCTAGTGTAGCCCTTGACCTGGCGGAAGGCCCGGCAGCGTCCGCTGCCTACTACATCTTCAGCATCTGTAACTCTTTCCAG GGACTCTTCATCCTGCTGACCGCCAGTGTCGGAGAGAAAATG GTTCGAGACGCACTGAGGAAACGTTTTTACGCAACT CGACGGCCCTCGTCCACTAAGGAGACCTCCATGACCATGCAGTCTTCGATGGAAGACTGA
- the LOC132457248 gene encoding adhesion G protein-coupled receptor F4-like, with product MKPVYNTLLRFDGIQVTGFRLGVYASFEVYVNTQMNTKTLGQKTAEAAKALDNNTIEVETEGLLDISGPPQPVKLNSMVDIVCNSSQNDIAVKEWKQATLRDPLVISQITDGTESIVNSQGRGTTKLTLQKTSGIWAGLINCTFRPELDTGVKILHRASFKLDVALLPQIAIFSDPQFPQCKNGSTRVSVSVKCEIKNSTEPYAVDWTVVGNSSALVAGQNVGQDPRSYVAQTAFSCLPKDAKNPANMTCVFSNRMNQTRKASIEINIISVNGKHCKADEDWPVTKAGFTAKLRCEGVREGFRLRKCDNNRIWGKEESECVNRDLFSIAERTQVIDKGLGVVYQNAAELFSRLTNATNNTRSISSVSNLNTSINILNNMQNLNTSFNESTLEEIVKSSSNILNVPSNEVWRSNVTHNDQSMAELYLESVKQLISQTNISTEHASEASNVQIKACKLARCTNTLFGVNVSVDGQQGVVKTAGFKNLVNYLPPIQKDTKPNSIVVTISDGNKERRFNHDPSSEVLIQFTLIAPRKRNHEMKCAAMDRNGKWSFDLCVWGGSRNEGSCECQFSSSFTLLLSRKAVILPALREITCVGLAISIASLVSFLMIECLVWKTVTKSVGLYLRHITLVNISVSLLIGNCSLFASAFPGVVSGLWCQICVVLKHFFFLAQFCWMFCLSCLLLYQTMVVWSDLSKGWSQGVCYSVGYGAPFLIVTFTFVSNDGGAEGKYYDAHSCWLTHHSMLKGSFYSFIIPVGIIVFVNILSMALVIVKLLNPVKGLGPGRRKSRSGGQAAIRILRSIIILTPVFGVTWLFGFASLVLDLADGLAASAVFYIFSVCNSFQGLFILLTVSVGEKMVRDALRKNVFATRRPSSTKETSMTMQSSMED from the exons ATGAAACCAGTTTACAACACCCTGCTGCGATTCGATGGCATACAGGTCACCGGGTTCAG GCTAGGTGTGTATGCATCCTTTGAGGTATATGTCAACACCCAAATGAATACAAAGACCTTGGGGCAGAAAACCGCGGAAGCAGCGAAAGCATTGGACAACAACACCATTGAAGTGGAAACTGAAG GCCTTCTGGACATAAGCGGCCCCCCGCAGCCGGTGAAGCTGAACAGCATGGTCGACATCGTCTGCAATTCGTCCCAAAACGATATAGCGGTCAAAGAGTGGAAACAGGCCACACTGAGAGATCCGTTGGTGATCTCTCAGATCACAGACGGAACAGAGTCCATTGTGAACTCACAAGGGCGCGGGACCACCAAACTCACACTCCAAAAAACATCTGGAATttgggcag GCCTGATCAATTGTACCTTCAGGCCAGAATTGGATACCGGTGTGAAGATACTTCACAGAGCCAGTTTCAAACTGGACGTCGCACTTCTGCCTCAAATCGCCATCTTCAGCGACCCCCAGTTCCCCCAATGTAAAAATGGCTCCACAAGGGTGTCGGTGAGTGTGAAATGTGAGATAAAGAACAGCACCGAACCCTATGCAGTAGATTGGACCGTAGTGGGGAATTCTTCTGCTTTGGTGGCTGGACAAAACGTTG GGCAAGATCCCAGGTCCTACGTCGCCCAAACTGCCTTTTCGTGTTTACCAAAGGACGCGAAGAACCCGGCAAACATGACATGTGTGTTCAGCAATAGGATGAACCAAACACGAAAGGCCTCGATTGAAATCAACATCATAAGCG TAAATGGTAAGCATTGTAAGGCGGACGAGGATTGGCCAGTCACGAAGGCCGGCTTCACTGCCAAGCTGCGTTGTGAGGGAGTTAGAGAGGGGTTTAGATTGCGGAAATGTGACAACAACAGAATTTGGGGGAAGGAGGAGTCAGAGTGCGTAAACCGCGACCTCTTCAGCATTGCAGAACGCACCCAA GTGATTGACAAAGGTCTCGGAGTTGTTTACCAGAATGCCGCAGAGCTGTTTTCTCGCCTTACAAATGCTACTAACAACACGAGGAGCATCAGCAGTGTTTCTAATCTAAATACTTCCATCAACATCCTCAACAACATGCAAAACTTAAACACCTCGTTCAATGAATCCACATTAGAG GAAATCGTGAAGTCGTCCAGCAACATCCTGAACGTTCCTTCGAATGAAGTTTGGAGGTCAAATGTCACGCATAACGACCAGTCGATGGCTGAATTGTACTTGGAGTCTGTTAAGCAATTGATCAGCCAGACCAACATATCAACGGAACATGCCAGTGAGGCGTCAAATGTACAGATAAAGGCTTGCAAGTTGGCGCGCTGTACGAACACTCTCTTCGGCGTCAACGTTTCCGTCGACGGGCAACAAGGCGTTGTGAAAACGGCGGGTTTTAAAAATCTTGTCAACTACTTGCCGCCCATACAGAAGGACACCAAGCCCAACAGCATCGTGGTGACGATAAGTGACGGCAATAAAGAGCGACGGTTCAATCACGACCCCAGCAGTGAAGTCTTGATCCAGTTCACGCTGATCGCCCCGCGAAAACGCAACCATGAAATGAAGTGCGCCGCCATGGACAGAAATGGGAAGTGGTCGTTTGACCTTTGTGTCTGGGGCGGTTCGAGAAACGAAGGCAGCTGTGAGTGCCAATTCTCCTCCTCGTTTACCCTCCTCTTGTCAAGAAAAGCTGTCATTCTGCCGGCGCTGCGCGAGATCACCTGCGTAGGTCTAGCCATTTCCATCGCCTCTCTGGTCTCGTTCCTGATGATCGAGTGCCTGGTCTGGAAGACCGTGACGAAGTCCGTTGGCTTGTACTTGCGCCACATCACGCTAGTGAACATCTCTGTGTCCCTCCTGATCGGAAACTGCAGTCTCTTTGCATCCGCATTCCCGGGGGTCGTTTCCGGCCTCTGGTGTCAGATCTGCGTGGTCTTGAAGCACTTCTTCTTCCTTGCGCAGTTCTGCTGGATGTTCTGCCTCAGCTGCCTTCTGCTCTACCAGACCATGGTTGTGTGGTCGGATCTGAGCAAAGGTTGGTCCCAGGGCGTGTGCTACTCAGTGGGCTATGGCGCCCCGTTTCTCATCGTGACCTTCACGTTTGTGTCCAACGACGGCGGAGCAGAGGGGAAGTACTACGACGCCCATAGCTGTTGGCTGACACACCACAGCATGCTCAAGGGCTCCTTCTATTCCTTCATCATACCGGTGGGCATCATCGTCTTCGTCAACATTTTAAGCATGGCCTTAGTGATTGTCAAGCTGTTGAACCCCGTCAAGGGATTAGGACCAGGAAGACGTAAAAGCCGCAGCGGTGGCCAAGCCGCCATACGCATTCTCAGGTCCATCATCATCCTGACCCCTGTCTTCGGAGTGACCTGGCTCTTCGGTTTTGCTAGTTTAGTCCTTGACCTGGCCGATGGCCTGGCAGCGTCCGCTGTCTTCTACATCTTCAGTGTCTGTAATTCTTTCCAG GGACTGTTCATCCTGTTGACCGTCAGTGTGGGAGAGAAAATG GTTCGAGACGCACTGAGGAAAAATGTTTTCGCAACT CGACGGCCATCGTCCACTAAGGAGACCTCCATGACCATGCAGTCTTCGATGGAAGACTGA
- the LOC132457409 gene encoding ankyrin repeat domain-containing protein 66 isoform X1 — protein sequence MTELHQAAAAGDCDLVEELLKNNQCDPNQRDLDWNHKTPLHWAAAKGQTEIVRLLVESGGRSCLRTDNGWTAAHFAAEAGRLGVLRLLHAFHAPVDKQDISGDRPIRLAEMYGHEDCVSFLQIAEVESEAYRQSAVQKGLFLDETDEEWEDRQKENGMDFKK from the exons ATGACAGAGTTGCACCAGGCCGCAGCGGCTGGGGACTGTGATCTGGTCGAGGAATTACTGAAAAACAACCAATGCGATCCTAACCAGAGAGACCTCGACTGGAACCACAAGACACCGCTCCACTGGGCTGCGGCTAAAG GACAGACGGAAATAGTCAGGCTTCTAGTGGAGAGCGGCGGACGGTCGTGTCTAAGGACGGATAACGGCTGGACCGCCGCGCACTTCGCCGCCGAGGCGGGACGCCTGGGTGTGCTGCGTCTGCTCCACGCGTTCCATGCCCCCGTAGACAAGCAGGACATCTCCGGCGACCGACCCATTAGGCTGGCAGAAATGTATGGACACGAGGACTGTGTTAGCTTCCTCCAAAT TGCAGAGGTGGAGTCCGAAGCCTACCGCCAGTCGGCGGTTCAGAAAGGCCTCTTTTTGGACGAGACGGACGAAGAGTGGGAAGATCGACAAAAAGAGAACGGAATGGATTTTAAAAAGTAA
- the LOC132457409 gene encoding ankyrin repeat domain-containing protein 66 isoform X2 gives MTELHQAAAAGDCDLVEELLKNNQCDPNQRDLDWNHKTPLHWAAAKGQTEIVRLLVESGGRSCLRTDNGWTAAHFAAEAGRLGVLRLLHAFHAPVDKQDISGDRPIRLAEIAEVESEAYRQSAVQKGLFLDETDEEWEDRQKENGMDFKK, from the exons ATGACAGAGTTGCACCAGGCCGCAGCGGCTGGGGACTGTGATCTGGTCGAGGAATTACTGAAAAACAACCAATGCGATCCTAACCAGAGAGACCTCGACTGGAACCACAAGACACCGCTCCACTGGGCTGCGGCTAAAG GACAGACGGAAATAGTCAGGCTTCTAGTGGAGAGCGGCGGACGGTCGTGTCTAAGGACGGATAACGGCTGGACCGCCGCGCACTTCGCCGCCGAGGCGGGACGCCTGGGTGTGCTGCGTCTGCTCCACGCGTTCCATGCCCCCGTAGACAAGCAGGACATCTCCGGCGACCGACCCATTAGGCTGGCAGAAAT TGCAGAGGTGGAGTCCGAAGCCTACCGCCAGTCGGCGGTTCAGAAAGGCCTCTTTTTGGACGAGACGGACGAAGAGTGGGAAGATCGACAAAAAGAGAACGGAATGGATTTTAAAAAGTAA
- the LOC132457245 gene encoding adhesion G-protein coupled receptor F3-like isoform X1, whose translation MADPNTPKFKELAKNLIDKMKPVYNTLLRFDGIQVTGFRLGVYASFEVYVNTRMNTTTLGQKTVAAAIALNNNTIEVETEGLVDISAPEQPVKLNSMIDIVCNSSQSDKAEWKQATHEEVSQITNGTESIVTSQGRGTTKLTLNQTSGIWAGLITCTFRPELDTGVKILHRASFKLDVALLPQIDIFSDPQFPECGKDSTVVSVRVKCQIKNSTEHYAVHWIVKGNYSKLATGADVGQDPRSYDAQMALSCLPQHEDQPADMTCVFRNRMNQTQKALIKIHIINVNRKRCQAGEDWPVTKAGFTAKLRCEGAREGFRSRECDNNGIWGKEESECVNRDLFSISERTQVIDKGLGSVVLNAAKLFSRLTTATNNTESINSVSNLNASVNILNNMQNLNTSFNELTLEEIVKSSSNILDIPSPEVWRPEQPIDAQNNLSMAELYLASVEQLIRQTNISKEHASEASNVQIKACKLARCRDNVFGVNVSVDGQQGVVKMAGFKNLVNFLPPIQPDADPNSIVVMMSVDGKKEPAFNHDLGSEEVLIQFKLTNPRPRNREMKCVAMDVKGKWSLDPCVWAGPRNEGSCKCKFSSAFAILLSRNAVNLPALREITYVGLAISIASLVSFLMIECLVWKAVTKSVGLYLRHITLLNISVSLLIGNCSLFASAFPGVVSDLWCQICVVLEHFFFLAQFCWMFCLSSLLLYQTLFVWSDLSKGWYQGICYSVGYGAPFLIVTITFVSHDGGAEGEYYDAHSCWLTHHGMLKGSFYSFIIPVGIIVFINLFSMALVIVKLLNPVKGLGPGGRESRSGGHAAIRVLRSITILTPVFGVTWIFGFASVALDLAEGPAASAAYYIFSICNSFQLPNPACLTTLPAAQPLSVCLVFCPRLLIHQPALPLPTSACRLPSSCRSGP comes from the exons ATGGCCGACCCGAATACTCCGAAGTTCAAAGAACTTGCTAAAAATCTGATAGATAAG ATGAAACCTGTTTACAACACCCTGCTGCGATTCGATGGCATACAGGTCACCGGGTTCAG GCTAGGTGTGTATGCATCCTTTGAGGTATATGTCAACACCCGAATGAATACAACGACCTTGGGGCAGAAAACCGTGGCAGCAGCGATAGCATTGAACAACAACACCATTGAAGTGGAAACTGAAG GCCTTGTGGACATAAGCGCCCCCGAGCAGCCGGTGAAGCTGAACAGCATGATCGACATCGTCTGCAATTCGTCCCAAAGCGATAAGGCGGAGTGGAAACAGGCCACACACGAAGAGGTCTCTCAGATCACCAACGGAACGGAGtccattgtgacatcacaagggcGTGGGACCACCAAACTCACACTCAATCAAACATCTGGAATttgggcag GCCTGATCACTTGTACCTTCAGGCCAGAATTGGATACCGGTGTGAAGATACTTCACAGAGCCAGTTTCAAACTGGATGTCGCACTTCTGCCTCAAATCGACATCTTCAGCGACCCCCAGTTCCCCGAATGTGGAAAAGACTCCACAGTGGTGTCTGTAAGAGTGAAATGTCAGATAAAGAACAGCACCGAACATTACGCCGTACATTGGATCGTGAAGGGGAATTATTCAAAATTGGCGACAGGAGCAGACGTCG GGCAAGATCCCAGGTCTTACGACGCCCAAATGGCCTTGTCGTGTTTACCACAGCATGAGGACCAACCGGCAGACATGACATGTGTGTTCAGAAATAGGATGAACCAAACACAAAAGGCCTTGATTAAAATCCACATCATAAACG TAAATCGTAAGCGTTGTCAGGCGGGCGAGGATTGGCCAGTCACGAAGGCAGGCTTCACTGCCAAGCTGCGTTGTGAGGGAGCTAGAGAGGGGTTTAGATCACGGGAATGTGACAACAACGGAATTTGGGGGAAGGAGGAGTCAGAGTGCGTAAACCGTGACCTCTTCAGCATTTCAGAACGCACTCAA GTGATTGACAAAGGTCTCGGATCCGTCGTCCTGAACGCCGCAAAGCTGTTTTCTCGCCTTACTACTGCTACTAACAACACAGAGAGCATCAACAGTGTTTCTAATCTGAATGCGTCCGTCAACATCCTCAACAACATGCAAAACTTAAACACCTCGTTCAATGAACTCACATTAGAG GAAATCGTGAAGTCGTCCAGCAACATCCTGGACATTCCTTCGCCGGAAGTTTGGAGGCCAGAACAACCTATCGATGCGCAGAACAACCTGTCGATGGCTGAACTGTACTTGGCGTCTGTTGAGCAGTTGATAAGGCAGACCAACATATCAAAGGAACATGCCAGTGAGGCGTCAAATGTACAGATAAAGGCTTGCAAGTTGGCGCGCTGTAGGGACAATGTCTTCGGCGTCAACGTTTCCGTCGACGGACAACAAGGCGTTGTGAAAATGGCGGGTTTTAAAAATCTTGTCAACTTCTTGCCGCCCATACAGCCCGACGCCGACCCCAACAGCATCGTGGTGATGATGAGTGTTGACGGCAAGAAAGAGCCAGCGTTCAATCACGACCTCGGCAGTGAAGAAGTCTTGATCCAGTTCAAGCTCACCAACCCGCGACCACGCAACCGTGAAATGAAGTGCGTCGCCATGGACGTAAAAGGGAAGTGGTCGCTTGACCCGTGCGTCTGGGCCGGTCCGAGAAACGAAGGCAGCTGTAAATGCAAATTCTCTTCCGCGTTTGCCATCCTCCTGTCAAGAAACGCTGTCAATCTGCCGGCGCTGCGCGAGATCACCTACGTGGGTCTAGCCATTTCCATCGCCTCTCTGGTCTCGTTCCTGATGATCGAGTGCCTGGTCTGGAAGGCCGTGACGAAGTCTGTCGGCTTGTACTTGCGCCACATCACGCTATTGAACATCTCCGTGTCCCTCCTGATCGGAAACTGCAGTCTCTTTGCATCCGCATTCCCGGGGGTCGTTTCCGACCTCTGGTGTCAGATCTGCGTGGTCCTGGAGCATTTCTTCTTCCTTGCGCAGTTCTGCTGGATGTTCTGCCTCAGCAGCCTTCTGCTCTACCAAACCTTGTTTGTGTGGTCGGATCTGAGCAAAGGTTGGTACCAGGGCATTTGCTACTCAGTGGGCTACGGCGCCCCGTTTCTCATCGTGACCATCACGTTTGTGTCCCACGATGGCGGGGCAGAGGGGGAGTACTACGACGCCCATAGCTGTTGGCTGACACACCACGGCATGCTCAAGGGCTCCTTCTATTCCTTCATCATACCGGTGGGCATCATCGTCTTCATCAACCTTTTCAGCATGGCCTTGGTGATCGTCAAGCTGTTGAACCCCGTCAAGGGATTAGGACCAGGAGGACGTGAAAGCCGCAGCGGTGGCCACGCCGCCATACGCGTTCTCAGGTCCATCACCATCCTGACCCCTGTCTTCGGAGTGACCTGGATCTTCGGTTTTGCTAGTGTAGCCCTTGACCTGGCGGAAGGCCCGGCAGCGTCCGCTGCCTACTACATCTTCAGCATCTGTAACTCTTTCCAG TTGCCGAatcctgcctgcctgactaccttGCCTGCCGCCCAGcccctgtcggtctgtctggtCTTCTGTCCCCGGCTCCTGATCCACCAGCCTGCCCTCCCGTTGCCGACCTCTGCCTGCCGACTACCCTCTTCCTGTCGATCCGGTCCCTAA